Proteins encoded in a region of the Streptomyces sp. NBC_01298 genome:
- a CDS encoding ATP-binding protein yields the protein MTTDTTDTINTTGTINTTVSVLPSAAPSARQVSPPEDSHATELAFLAAYDNGPRPPAWLLSPRAVVTFVMGSAGEALRLPEGAVAPDGVPRKLVVEQKFVGDRALVERCVVTLAGERGLLLVGEPGTAKSMLSELLSAAVCGTSGLVVQGTAGTTEDQLKYGWNYALLLAQGPTRQALVPSPVLTAMNRGAVARVEEITRCLPEVQDALVSILSERRIAVPELAGSVDALAHAAPGFTLIATANLRDRGVSEMSAALKRRFNFETVGPIGDLDAETALVRRQAHAAVTRAGAPFQVDDAILEALVTAFRDLRDGRSAEGWDVERPSTVMSTAEAVSVAGSLALAAAYFPGDRDVLSLLPGHLLGVVRKDDPADAARLLGYWDGAVRRRAEQGSATWRTLWDLRPVLES from the coding sequence ATGACCACCGACACCACCGACACCATCAACACCACCGGCACCATCAACACCACCGTTTCCGTACTCCCGTCCGCAGCCCCGTCCGCCCGTCAGGTCAGCCCGCCCGAGGACAGCCACGCCACCGAACTGGCCTTCCTCGCCGCCTACGACAACGGCCCCCGCCCACCCGCCTGGCTGCTGAGCCCGCGCGCCGTCGTCACCTTCGTGATGGGCAGCGCGGGCGAGGCCCTGCGGCTGCCCGAGGGCGCCGTGGCGCCTGACGGCGTCCCGCGCAAGCTGGTCGTCGAGCAGAAGTTCGTCGGCGATCGCGCCTTGGTGGAACGCTGCGTCGTCACCCTCGCGGGAGAACGCGGGCTGCTGCTCGTCGGCGAGCCCGGCACCGCCAAGTCGATGCTCTCCGAGCTGTTGTCGGCCGCCGTGTGCGGCACCAGCGGCCTGGTGGTGCAGGGCACCGCGGGCACCACCGAGGACCAGCTCAAGTACGGCTGGAACTACGCGCTGCTCCTGGCCCAGGGCCCCACCCGGCAGGCCCTGGTGCCCTCTCCGGTCCTCACCGCCATGAACCGAGGCGCCGTGGCCCGCGTCGAGGAGATCACCCGCTGCCTGCCCGAGGTCCAGGACGCCCTGGTCTCCATCCTGTCCGAACGGCGCATCGCCGTCCCGGAACTGGCCGGCAGCGTCGACGCCCTCGCCCATGCCGCCCCCGGCTTCACCCTCATCGCGACCGCCAACCTCCGCGACAGGGGCGTCTCCGAGATGTCCGCGGCCCTCAAGCGCCGCTTCAACTTCGAGACCGTCGGCCCCATCGGCGACCTGGACGCCGAGACCGCCCTGGTACGCCGCCAGGCCCACGCGGCCGTCACCCGGGCCGGTGCCCCGTTCCAGGTGGACGACGCGATCCTCGAAGCCCTCGTGACGGCCTTCCGCGACCTGCGGGACGGGCGGTCGGCCGAAGGCTGGGATGTCGAGCGCCCCTCCACTGTGATGAGCACCGCGGAGGCGGTGTCCGTGGCCGGTTCGCTGGCCCTGGCCGCCGCGTACTTCCCCGGCGACCGGGACGTGCTGTCCCTGCTCCCCGGGCACCTGCTGGGCGTGGTCCGCAAGGACGACCCGGCCGACGCCGCCCGGCTGCTGGGCTACTGGGACGGTGCGGTGCGCCGCCGCGCCGAGCAGGGTTCGGCGACCTGGCGCACCCTGTGGGACCTGCGCCCGGTCCTGGAGAGCTGA
- a CDS encoding vWA domain-containing protein, which translates to MTVASPSPSPSPAATATATAEASVSPADSTAHAMTPDEAVEALTDPTAPYLIGVRHHAPSLAAVIPELLDAAKPEVLLVELPADLQEWLPWLAHADTRAPVALAAVPAVPAGSGRDGAGGDGRGPAFYPFADFSPELVALRWAARHDIPVIACDLPLSDPARHEPRHPAGAGLEGPGLREALTARLTGRPGEDLWDRLVETTAPGSPPEALRRAALLTGWALRHDAERAGAVAESDLARERWMRARIEEAVAAGRRAAVVVGAFHTPALLGPGPGPGSPGEALPSGPAWTVSLIPYTYPLLDERSGYPAGIRDPEWQHLVLEAAGRPAAIDEALLTTAVRICGELRAQDHPSGPADAREIVRLAGDLARLRGLPAPGRGELIEAVQTVLAQGEPLGRGRAVARSLERVLVGTRSGRPAPAAPRGGLAPAVEDEVAALGLPGPADSGPAARDLRLDPLRSDLDRRRELLLRRLTVCGIPYATSTPVTGAGAGEAVTTRWEVRWTPATAAMLTAAGNRGVTPAQAAEGLLRERRRAEQDDGGPTAAQSIDGLAEAAACGLPALADERLRELGGSVPATGTLPQLLSALGLLDRIRAGHVAGLGPDPDRAARSAAVGELLTSAAVRQVDGLTGSDDPEDARALLELAHRADVFGGIRLTDALTRLAADGSPLMSAAAGAVRVLLGHEDAHAFGTRTASWVDAATDAATRTALTGRLIGLLTAAAPLLETMAPVLDPVLDRVTDLADTAFLDRLPALRGGFDTLSPASRDRLLTAVEERLGDAVGPVTDTDGIDPAALALWTRADLAARGTLDRLGLLPPSLPAGPDVRGPSAPPPHDGADHPGEPSPVPLAEPTSPDPTGTPPPVPGRAPAPFAAAPAAPAAPAAPAAPAAPAAPAAPAAPAAPGATADRAAVRRAGLPPAGSPATPAAPAGDRVLAPADRWRLVLGRRADQLPPSAAPLATALDELYGSGRGEGSRGELGAGNRGGRQASYPGVREWSEELSALFGPGIREEVLAAAAAAGRRDVLGELDPAAVRPSVDLLRTVLQHAGGLPEARLGALRPLVRRLVDELTRQLATRLRPALTGMTLPRPSRRPGGQLDLARTLRANLATARRTPDGSVRVIPEHPVFRSRARRAADWRLVLVTDVSGSMEASTIWSALTAAVLAGVPTLSTHFLAFSTEVIDLTDHVHDPLSLLLEVRVGGGTHIAAGLRHARTLVTVPSRTLVVVISDFEEGHPVGGLLSEVRTLVGAGCHVLGCASLDDAGRPRYSTGVAGQLVAAGMPVAALSPLELARWVGEKIA; encoded by the coding sequence ATGACCGTAGCGTCCCCGTCCCCGTCCCCGTCCCCGGCCGCCACCGCCACCGCCACCGCGGAAGCCTCCGTCTCCCCGGCCGATTCCACCGCCCACGCCATGACTCCCGACGAGGCGGTGGAGGCCCTGACCGACCCCACCGCCCCGTACCTCATCGGCGTCCGCCACCACGCGCCGTCGCTCGCCGCCGTCATACCGGAACTGCTGGACGCGGCGAAGCCCGAGGTGCTGCTCGTCGAGCTCCCCGCGGATCTGCAGGAGTGGCTGCCCTGGCTCGCCCACGCCGACACCCGGGCCCCCGTCGCCCTGGCCGCCGTCCCCGCCGTCCCCGCCGGCTCCGGCAGGGACGGAGCCGGCGGGGACGGGCGCGGGCCCGCCTTCTACCCGTTCGCGGACTTCTCTCCCGAACTCGTCGCCCTGCGCTGGGCCGCCCGCCACGACATCCCCGTGATCGCCTGCGACCTTCCGCTGTCCGACCCGGCCCGGCACGAGCCCCGGCACCCGGCCGGAGCGGGCCTCGAAGGACCCGGGCTGCGGGAGGCGCTCACCGCCCGCCTCACCGGCCGTCCCGGCGAGGACCTGTGGGACCGCTTGGTGGAGACCACCGCCCCCGGCTCCCCGCCCGAGGCGCTGCGCCGCGCCGCCCTGCTCACGGGCTGGGCACTGCGGCACGACGCCGAACGGGCCGGTGCGGTCGCCGAGTCGGACCTGGCCCGCGAGCGCTGGATGCGCGCCCGGATCGAGGAGGCCGTGGCCGCCGGCCGCCGGGCCGCCGTGGTCGTGGGGGCCTTCCACACCCCGGCGCTCCTGGGCCCCGGGCCCGGCCCGGGGTCGCCCGGAGAGGCGCTCCCCAGCGGTCCGGCCTGGACCGTCTCCCTCATCCCGTACACCTATCCGCTGCTCGACGAGCGATCCGGCTACCCGGCCGGCATCCGCGACCCCGAATGGCAGCATCTCGTCCTGGAGGCGGCGGGCCGTCCGGCCGCCATCGACGAGGCACTGCTCACCACGGCCGTGCGGATCTGCGGCGAACTGCGGGCGCAGGACCACCCCTCGGGGCCCGCGGACGCCCGCGAGATCGTCCGGCTGGCGGGCGACCTCGCCCGGCTCCGCGGCCTGCCCGCGCCCGGCCGCGGCGAACTCATCGAGGCCGTGCAGACCGTACTGGCCCAGGGCGAACCGCTCGGCCGCGGTCGCGCGGTCGCCCGGTCCCTGGAACGGGTCCTGGTCGGCACCCGCTCCGGCCGGCCCGCGCCCGCCGCCCCGCGCGGCGGTCTGGCACCGGCCGTGGAGGACGAGGTCGCGGCCCTGGGCCTGCCCGGCCCCGCCGACAGCGGCCCCGCCGCCCGCGACCTGCGACTCGACCCCTTGCGCTCGGACCTCGACCGCCGCCGCGAACTCCTGCTGCGCCGGCTGACGGTCTGCGGCATCCCCTACGCCACGTCGACGCCCGTCACGGGCGCCGGCGCCGGCGAGGCCGTGACCACCCGGTGGGAGGTCCGGTGGACCCCGGCCACCGCCGCCATGCTCACCGCCGCCGGAAACCGCGGCGTCACCCCGGCCCAGGCCGCCGAAGGCCTGCTGCGCGAACGGCGCCGCGCCGAACAGGACGACGGCGGGCCCACCGCCGCCCAGAGCATCGACGGCCTCGCGGAGGCCGCCGCCTGCGGACTGCCTGCACTGGCCGACGAACGGCTCAGGGAACTGGGCGGGTCCGTCCCGGCCACCGGCACGCTGCCCCAACTACTGTCCGCCCTCGGCCTGCTGGACCGCATCCGGGCCGGCCACGTCGCCGGACTCGGTCCGGACCCGGACCGCGCCGCGCGGTCGGCGGCGGTCGGCGAACTGCTCACCTCGGCCGCCGTCCGCCAAGTCGACGGCCTCACCGGCTCCGACGACCCCGAAGACGCCCGAGCACTGCTCGAACTCGCCCACCGCGCGGACGTCTTCGGCGGAATCCGGCTCACCGACGCCCTCACCCGGCTGGCCGCGGACGGCTCGCCCCTGATGTCCGCCGCGGCCGGAGCCGTCCGCGTCCTGCTCGGCCACGAGGACGCCCACGCCTTCGGTACCCGTACCGCGTCCTGGGTGGACGCGGCCACGGACGCCGCCACCCGGACCGCGCTGACCGGCCGCCTCATCGGCCTGCTCACCGCCGCCGCCCCACTTCTGGAGACCATGGCCCCCGTCCTCGACCCGGTGCTGGACCGCGTCACCGACCTCGCGGACACCGCCTTCCTGGACCGCCTTCCCGCCCTGCGCGGGGGCTTCGACACCCTCAGCCCCGCCTCCCGCGACCGCCTGCTCACGGCGGTGGAAGAACGGCTCGGCGACGCGGTCGGCCCGGTCACCGACACGGACGGCATCGACCCGGCCGCGCTGGCGCTGTGGACCCGCGCCGACCTCGCCGCCCGCGGGACCCTGGACCGGCTGGGCCTGCTGCCTCCTTCCCTTCCGGCGGGTCCCGACGTCCGCGGACCGTCCGCGCCCCCGCCGCATGACGGCGCTGACCACCCCGGCGAACCGTCACCGGTCCCCCTGGCGGAGCCCACGAGTCCTGATCCGACCGGTACACCACCGCCCGTCCCCGGCCGAGCCCCGGCCCCGTTCGCCGCTGCGCCCGCTGCGCCCGCTGCGCCCGCTGCGCCCGCTGCGCCCGCTGCGCCCGCTGCGCCCGCTGCGCCCGCTGCGCCCGCTGCGCCTGGTGCAACGGCCGACCGCGCGGCCGTGCGGCGGGCCGGCCTGCCGCCGGCAGGATCCCCGGCGACGCCCGCCGCGCCCGCGGGAGACCGCGTCCTGGCCCCCGCCGACCGCTGGCGACTGGTACTCGGCCGCCGCGCCGACCAACTGCCCCCATCAGCGGCACCCTTGGCCACCGCACTGGACGAGCTGTACGGCAGCGGCCGCGGCGAGGGCTCCCGCGGCGAGCTCGGCGCGGGCAACCGCGGCGGCCGCCAGGCGTCCTACCCCGGCGTCCGCGAATGGTCCGAGGAACTGTCCGCCCTCTTCGGCCCCGGCATCCGGGAGGAGGTCCTCGCGGCGGCCGCCGCGGCCGGCCGCCGCGACGTCCTGGGCGAACTCGACCCCGCCGCCGTCCGCCCCTCCGTCGACCTGCTGCGCACGGTCCTCCAGCACGCGGGCGGCCTCCCCGAGGCCCGGCTCGGCGCACTCCGCCCCCTGGTCCGCCGACTCGTCGACGAACTCACCCGGCAACTGGCCACCCGGCTGCGCCCCGCCCTGACCGGAATGACGCTGCCCCGCCCGAGCCGACGCCCCGGCGGACAGCTCGACCTGGCCCGCACCCTGCGCGCCAACCTCGCCACCGCCCGCCGGACCCCCGACGGCAGCGTGCGGGTCATCCCGGAGCACCCGGTGTTCCGCTCCCGCGCCCGGCGCGCCGCCGACTGGCGGCTGGTCCTGGTCACCGACGTCTCCGGTTCCATGGAGGCCTCCACCATCTGGTCTGCCCTCACCGCCGCCGTCCTGGCCGGGGTGCCCACCCTCTCCACCCACTTCCTGGCCTTCTCCACCGAGGTCATCGACCTCACCGACCACGTGCACGACCCGCTGTCCCTGCTGCTGGAGGTACGGGTCGGCGGCGGCACCCACATCGCCGCCGGGCTGCGCCACGCCCGCACGCTGGTGACCGTCCCGTCCCGCACCCTGGTCGTCGTGATCAGCGACTTCGAGGAGGGCCATCCGGTCGGCGGGCTCCTCTCCGAGGTCCGCACCCTCGTCGGAGCCGGGTGCCATGTACTCGGCTGCGCGAGCCTGGACGACGCCGGCCGCCCCCGGTACTCGACCGGGGTCGCCGGGCAGCTGGTTGCCGCGGGGATGCCGGTGGCCGCCCTCAGCCCGCTCGAACTCGCCCGCTGGGTAGGGGAGAAGATCGCATGA
- a CDS encoding response regulator transcription factor — MTIRILIADDEALLRMAFGTVLEAQPDMTPVGEAADGAQAVRLARELRPDVVLMDVRMPGTDGIEATRQVVEVSPRSRVLILTTFDLDAYAFAGLAAGASGFLLKNTRPEELLTAIRNIAAGDAALSPRITRRLLEDFRPHLPDGGAAVRDERLDRLSAREREVLVEVGRGLSNAEIAAALYLAEATVKSHLGRILHKLELRDRIQAVVFAHDNRLVRPA; from the coding sequence ATGACGATCCGCATCCTGATCGCCGACGACGAGGCGCTGCTCCGGATGGCCTTCGGCACGGTCCTGGAGGCCCAGCCCGACATGACACCGGTCGGCGAGGCCGCGGACGGCGCCCAGGCCGTCCGCCTCGCCCGGGAGCTGCGGCCCGATGTCGTCCTCATGGACGTCCGGATGCCCGGGACGGACGGGATCGAGGCGACCCGACAGGTCGTCGAGGTCTCCCCGCGGAGCAGAGTGCTGATCCTGACCACCTTCGACCTGGACGCGTACGCCTTCGCCGGTCTCGCCGCCGGAGCCTCGGGCTTCCTGCTGAAGAACACCAGGCCGGAGGAGCTGCTCACCGCGATCCGCAATATCGCGGCGGGCGACGCGGCGCTCTCCCCGCGGATCACCCGGCGCCTGCTGGAGGACTTCCGTCCGCACCTGCCCGACGGGGGCGCCGCCGTCCGCGACGAGCGGTTGGACCGGCTGAGCGCCCGTGAGCGCGAGGTGCTCGTCGAGGTCGGCCGCGGCCTGTCCAACGCCGAGATCGCGGCCGCGCTGTACCTCGCGGAGGCGACCGTGAAGTCCCATCTGGGGCGGATCCTGCACAAGCTCGAACTCCGCGACCGGATCCAGGCCGTGGTCTTCGCCCACGACAACCGCCTGGTCCGCCCGGCCTGA